The following proteins come from a genomic window of Rattus norvegicus strain BN/NHsdMcwi chromosome 8, GRCr8, whole genome shotgun sequence:
- the C8h11orf54 gene encoding ester hydrolase C11orf54 homolog isoform X1 — MPIVQTASEHHQPVNGSYFARANPADGKCLLEKYSQKYPDFGCALLANLFASEGQPGKVIEVQAKKRTGEHNFVSCMRQTLEKHYGDKPVGMGGTFLVQKGKVKAHIMPAEFSSCSLNSDEAVNQWLNFYEMKAPLVCLPVFVSKDPGLDLRLEHTHFFSHHGEGGHYHYDTTPDTVEYLGYFSPAQFLYRIDQPKETHAFGRD; from the exons ATGCCAATAGTTCAAACAGCAAGTGAACACCACCAACCTGTGAATGGAAGTTACTTTGCCCGTGCAAACCCTGCAGATGGAAAGTGCCTGCTGGAGAAATACAGCCAAAAGTATCCTGACTTCGGATGTGCATTACTGGCTAACCTTTTTGCCAGTGAGGGCCAACCTGGCAAG GTCATTGAAGTGCAAGCCAAGAAAAGAACGGGAGAACATAACTTTGTGAGCTGCATGAGGCAGACTCTGGAGAAGCACTATGGTGACAAGCCCGTGGGCATGGGAGGCACCTTCCTTGTGCAGAAGGGGAAAGTGAAAGCCCACATCATG CCAGCAGAGTTTTCTTCCTGTTCACTGAACTCAGACGAAGCTGTCAATCAATGGCTAAACTTCTATGAGATGAAGGCGCCTTTGGTTTGTCTGCCAGTTTTTGTTTCCAAAGACCCG GGGCTTGATTTACGACTGGAGCATACACATTTCTTCAGTCATCATGGAGAAGGTGGGCACTACCACTACGATACCACCCCAGACACAGTGGAGTATCTCGGCTACTTCTCGCCTGCACAGTTCCTCTACCGAATTGACCAGCCCAAGGAGACCCATGCCTTTGGGAGGGATTAA